Genomic window (Thermomicrobiales bacterium):
CAAGCTGGAGGCGGGCCGCGCCGAAGCCGTAATTTCCGGGTTCCCGAACGAGGCGCTGTGCGCCGAGCTCGATGCCGATTGCTCGCTGGCCGAGACGTACCACGATGTGGCCGCGCCAGTCGCCGAGCGGCTGGGATTGACGTGGTGGTGGGGATCGAGCGGGGAGCTGACCACGCTGGTCGTCACCGCGGGGGAGTAACCCGGAGATGGCCTCGATCATCGGCGTCGCGCATGTCACCCTCTCCCTGGACTATTCGTTCTCGCTGAAGGACAAGCGGCAGGTCGTACGGTCGATCACGGCGAAGGTGCGCAATCAGTTCAACGCCGGCATCGCCGAGGTGGACGACCTGGACGACATGCGGGTCGCCACGCTGGGCATTGTTTGCATCAGCAATCAGGCATCGCATGCCGACGAAATGCTTGCGACGATCATTCAGTTCATCGAACGCAATCTCGAACTCGGCGTCGTTGGCGA
Coding sequences:
- a CDS encoding DUF503 domain-containing protein, translated to MASIIGVAHVTLSLDYSFSLKDKRQVVRSITAKVRNQFNAGIAEVDDLDDMRVATLGIVCISNQASHADEMLATIIQFIERNLELGVVGEIETELIHV